Proteins encoded in a region of the Streptomyces akebiae genome:
- a CDS encoding MFS transporter — translation MAELTTRTTPPEHEHPHSPDSQNSPGPRFHRAWAVAVAAGAAIVTAGAFTTVPGLLVTPLHESYAWDRGQIALAASVNMVLFGLTAPFAAALMDRVGIRRVVVGALLLVTAGALLTSVMAQPWQLTAYWGVLIGLGSGCLTMTFAASITSSWFERRRGLVTGVLSSSSHLGQLLFLPLLARGVDRHGWRPPVVTLAFVALAVAALVLLLLRDHPADVGTKPYGAEEFVPKPPPASGAAQRALKVLFDAARTGPFWVLAGMFVICGASTNGIMWSNWAPAAHDHGMRATAAASLLSLIGVFSSLGAVFSGWLTDRFDPSRLLSAYFAVRALTLLALPMVFSSTVTPTMIAFVVVYGLVDVATVPPVIALIDRVYGEDGPIVFGWVNSAHQLGAGASAFLGATARDLFGAYDVVWTGLSVVCLAASLLAVAVRGPRGVRRVAAQ, via the coding sequence ATGGCTGAGCTGACGACCCGGACCACGCCCCCCGAGCACGAGCACCCGCACTCCCCGGACTCCCAGAACTCCCCCGGCCCTCGCTTCCACCGCGCCTGGGCCGTGGCAGTCGCCGCCGGGGCGGCCATCGTCACCGCCGGGGCATTCACCACCGTCCCCGGGCTGCTGGTGACCCCGCTGCACGAGAGCTACGCCTGGGACCGGGGCCAGATCGCCCTCGCCGCCTCGGTGAACATGGTGCTGTTCGGTCTCACGGCCCCCTTCGCCGCCGCGTTGATGGACCGTGTCGGCATCCGGCGCGTGGTCGTCGGCGCCCTGCTGCTCGTCACGGCGGGCGCGCTGCTCACCAGCGTGATGGCCCAGCCCTGGCAACTGACCGCGTACTGGGGCGTGTTGATCGGACTCGGCAGCGGATGCCTCACCATGACGTTCGCGGCGAGCATCACGAGCAGCTGGTTCGAGCGGCGGCGCGGACTGGTCACCGGAGTGCTCAGCTCCTCAAGCCACCTGGGCCAGCTTCTCTTCCTGCCGCTGCTCGCCCGGGGCGTCGACCGGCACGGCTGGCGCCCGCCGGTGGTGACGCTGGCGTTCGTCGCCCTCGCGGTGGCCGCCCTCGTCCTCCTGCTGCTGCGCGACCACCCGGCGGACGTGGGCACGAAGCCGTACGGGGCGGAGGAGTTCGTACCGAAGCCGCCGCCCGCGTCGGGGGCGGCGCAGCGTGCCCTGAAGGTGCTGTTCGACGCCGCGCGCACCGGGCCGTTCTGGGTCCTGGCCGGGATGTTCGTCATCTGCGGTGCCTCCACCAACGGGATCATGTGGAGCAACTGGGCGCCGGCCGCCCACGACCACGGCATGCGCGCCACCGCCGCCGCGTCGCTGCTCTCGCTGATCGGCGTGTTCTCCTCGCTGGGCGCGGTCTTCTCCGGCTGGCTGACCGACCGCTTCGACCCGAGCCGGCTGCTGTCCGCGTACTTCGCGGTCCGCGCGCTCACCCTGCTGGCGCTGCCGATGGTGTTCTCGTCCACCGTGACCCCGACGATGATCGCCTTCGTCGTCGTCTACGGCCTCGTCGACGTCGCCACCGTCCCACCGGTCATCGCCCTCATCGACCGCGTCTACGGCGAGGACGGCCCGATCGTCTTCGGCTGGGTCAACTCCGCCCACCAACTGGGCGCGGGAGCCTCCGCGTTCCTCGGCGCCACGGCCCGGGATCTCTTCGGCGCGTACGACGTCGTCTGGACCGGCCTCAGCGTGGTCTGCCTGGCCGCGTCCCTGCTGGCCGTGGCCGTACGGGGGCCTCGGGGAGTCCGGCGGGTGGCGGCGCAGTAG
- a CDS encoding winged helix DNA-binding domain-containing protein — protein sequence MGTTKLTARALNRATLARQLLLTRAELDVPTAIRRIVALQAQHPASPYIALWNRLSPFDPTTLDAALTDHRLVRATLMRITVHTVHADDYTPFREAMEPTLRGSRLGDPRYRASGLTAADADAFLPPLLDHADRTVRTAAELRTWLEDHLGDTATPDTGAHRMLRHYAPLWHAPTGGPWSFDTRQCYVAASPRPSLTDPDAAAEGLRTLIRRYLQGFGPATVADMSQFALVQQRRIKTALSAMSEELETLQATDTGHTLYDIPGAPRPPEDTPAPPRLMAMWDSTLLAYADRGRLLPPEYRTYVTRMNGDVLPTLLVDGHVAGIWRPLGNAIEATAFHPLPTPTWEALTQEATALQTLLTTRSDPTPYRRYDHWWTKPLPDTSETRVLPAA from the coding sequence ATGGGGACCACGAAACTCACCGCCCGCGCCCTCAACCGCGCGACACTCGCCCGCCAACTCCTCCTCACCCGTGCGGAGTTGGACGTGCCGACGGCGATACGACGCATCGTGGCCCTCCAGGCCCAGCACCCGGCGTCCCCGTACATCGCCCTGTGGAACCGCCTGTCCCCCTTCGACCCCACCACCCTGGACGCGGCGCTCACCGACCACCGCCTCGTCCGGGCGACCTTGATGCGGATCACCGTCCACACCGTCCACGCGGACGACTACACCCCGTTCCGCGAGGCGATGGAACCCACCCTGCGAGGCTCCCGCCTGGGCGACCCCCGCTACCGCGCCTCCGGCCTGACAGCCGCCGACGCGGACGCCTTCCTCCCACCCCTCCTCGACCACGCCGACCGCACCGTGCGCACGGCCGCCGAACTCCGAACCTGGCTGGAGGACCACCTCGGCGACACCGCCACCCCGGACACCGGCGCCCACCGCATGCTCCGCCACTACGCGCCCCTGTGGCACGCCCCCACCGGCGGCCCCTGGTCGTTCGATACCCGCCAGTGCTACGTCGCGGCGTCCCCCCGCCCGTCCCTCACCGACCCGGACGCGGCCGCCGAAGGCCTACGCACCCTCATCCGCCGCTACCTCCAGGGTTTCGGCCCGGCGACGGTCGCGGACATGTCCCAGTTCGCACTGGTCCAACAGCGCCGCATCAAAACGGCCCTGTCCGCCATGTCGGAGGAACTCGAAACCCTGCAAGCCACCGACACAGGCCACACCCTGTACGACATCCCGGGCGCCCCACGCCCCCCGGAGGACACCCCGGCCCCACCTCGCCTCATGGCCATGTGGGACAGCACGCTCCTGGCCTACGCCGACCGGGGCCGCCTCCTCCCGCCCGAGTACCGCACGTACGTCACCCGCATGAACGGCGACGTCCTCCCGACCCTCCTGGTGGACGGCCACGTGGCCGGCATCTGGCGCCCCCTCGGCAACGCCATCGAGGCCACAGCCTTCCACCCGCTCCCCACCCCCACCTGGGAAGCCCTCACGCAGGAGGCCACGGCCCTACAGACCCTCCTCACCACCCGATCGGACCCGACCCCGTACCGCCGCTACGACCACTGGTGGACCAAGCCACTCCCGGACACGTCGGAGACGCGCGTACTCCCCGCCGCTTGA
- a CDS encoding helix-turn-helix domain-containing protein produces MPIGPTTRRRQLGADLRRLRELKGLTLEEAGARVGISKATLSRYETKEGAVKWPAVDALCREYGAVDEERLALVELAKGARIQGWWRSLADPIPDSMNLMLTLEDEVVREDHYACMYIPGLLQTRKYAEAVHRASEVECTEREVKHMVDIRMKRQELLERDEPPHIWCVIDEAAIRRSVGGREVMREQLTHLLTMCERRNITVQVLPFSTGAHAAAVGSFAVLRGPTPELDVVYVDLLGGGLFMEKPQELDRYRLAFQYLSAQALDLESSATLIKQLSKEPQ; encoded by the coding sequence ATGCCAATTGGACCCACCACACGAAGGCGCCAACTGGGTGCGGACCTGCGCCGCCTCCGCGAGCTCAAGGGACTGACCCTTGAGGAAGCAGGTGCCCGCGTCGGCATCTCCAAGGCGACCTTGAGTCGCTACGAGACGAAAGAGGGCGCAGTCAAGTGGCCGGCCGTAGATGCCCTCTGCCGCGAGTACGGCGCCGTTGACGAAGAACGTCTAGCCCTGGTCGAGCTTGCAAAAGGGGCGAGGATCCAGGGCTGGTGGCGGTCACTCGCCGACCCGATCCCCGACTCCATGAACCTCATGCTCACACTTGAGGACGAGGTCGTACGTGAAGACCACTACGCCTGCATGTACATCCCCGGCCTACTCCAGACGCGCAAGTACGCGGAGGCCGTTCACCGGGCTTCAGAGGTCGAGTGCACAGAGCGAGAAGTCAAACACATGGTCGACATTCGGATGAAGCGACAGGAACTTCTCGAACGAGATGAGCCACCGCACATCTGGTGCGTGATCGACGAGGCAGCCATCCGACGCAGCGTCGGCGGACGCGAGGTGATGCGCGAGCAACTTACCCACCTGCTCACGATGTGCGAGCGCCGGAACATCACTGTCCAGGTACTGCCCTTCTCAACAGGCGCGCACGCCGCGGCTGTCGGCAGCTTTGCCGTCCTGCGAGGCCCTACACCCGAATTGGACGTGGTCTACGTCGACCTGCTCGGAGGCGGACTCTTCATGGAGAAGCCTCAGGAACTGGACCGGTACAGGTTGGCGTTCCAGTACCTGAGCGCACAGGCCCTCGACCTAGAATCGTCGGCCACCCTGATCAAGCAGCTAAGCAAGGAGCCGCAATGA
- a CDS encoding ATP-binding protein, translated as MPRKPWDLRFLAEPEEVAALRRIVRLHLGLWGLHHVVDEAQLCVSELVSNVITHVGHGTPATLAVAMNGTYLRIEVHDPDTRALPTLTAADSDSEGGRGMALVDAVTDRWGVQLLADRKMTWCELLTTPTTPDSHCGGPHVTRAGEVLDLYSQVKHSSAHNSGRLSAVMGEEAAIIAIADLLHWLRVHGRNADDVLDRAQMHFEAEVEAGVVGA; from the coding sequence ATGCCAAGGAAGCCCTGGGACCTTCGGTTTCTGGCAGAGCCCGAGGAAGTGGCCGCCCTGCGCCGCATCGTGCGGCTTCACCTGGGACTTTGGGGTCTGCATCATGTTGTCGACGAGGCTCAACTCTGCGTCAGTGAACTCGTGTCGAACGTCATCACGCACGTCGGTCACGGCACTCCGGCCACCCTCGCGGTTGCGATGAACGGCACGTACCTGCGCATCGAGGTGCATGACCCCGACACCCGGGCCCTGCCCACGCTCACGGCTGCGGATTCCGACTCGGAGGGCGGGCGCGGCATGGCGCTCGTGGATGCCGTTACCGACCGCTGGGGCGTTCAACTCCTCGCTGATCGCAAGATGACGTGGTGCGAGCTCCTCACCACGCCGACCACGCCCGACAGCCACTGCGGCGGACCTCACGTAACAAGGGCGGGTGAGGTGCTCGACCTCTACAGCCAGGTGAAGCACTCGTCCGCCCACAACTCAGGGCGGCTGAGCGCAGTCATGGGAGAAGAGGCGGCGATCATTGCTATTGCTGATCTTCTCCACTGGCTCCGGGTGCACGGTCGTAATGCGGATGACGTATTGGACCGAGCCCAGATGCATTTCGAAGCGGAAGTGGAAGCAGGGGTGGTGGGTGCTTGA
- a CDS encoding GlxA family transcriptional regulator, with protein MHTVAVLALDDVIPFDMSAPVDTFGWARLPDGREAYRVRVCSATADGVVKAGPFSVRAPYGLQALAEADTIILPGTADPTLPLPPGVTEALHAAAASGTRIASICVGAFLFAATGLLDGLRATTHWIAAPDLAARHPEVTVDPNVLYVDNGQFLTSAGAAAAMDMCLHMIRKDHGSAVAAFTARMCVMPLEREGGQAQFIVQDQPPAPAGATMEPLLRWLEQNVERDLTLDDIALHAGTSTRTLNRRFREQTGTTPLQWLHRARVRRAQYLLESTDHTVDRIATQAGFGSPTAFRDRFKKVVGTSPYAYRRAFRGERAGARGR; from the coding sequence ATGCACACCGTGGCCGTACTGGCGCTCGACGACGTGATCCCCTTCGACATGTCGGCTCCCGTCGACACCTTCGGCTGGGCGCGGCTGCCGGACGGGCGGGAGGCGTACCGGGTGCGGGTCTGCTCGGCGACGGCGGACGGGGTGGTCAAGGCGGGGCCGTTCAGCGTCCGCGCGCCGTACGGGCTTCAGGCGCTGGCCGAGGCGGACACCATCATCCTGCCGGGGACGGCCGACCCGACCCTGCCGTTGCCGCCGGGGGTCACGGAAGCGCTGCACGCCGCGGCGGCGAGCGGGACGCGGATCGCGTCGATCTGCGTGGGCGCGTTCCTCTTCGCCGCGACGGGGCTGCTGGACGGGCTGCGCGCCACCACGCACTGGATCGCGGCCCCCGACCTGGCGGCCCGTCACCCGGAGGTCACCGTCGACCCGAACGTCCTCTACGTCGACAACGGCCAGTTCCTGACCTCGGCGGGCGCAGCCGCGGCCATGGACATGTGCCTGCACATGATCCGCAAGGACCACGGCTCGGCGGTCGCCGCGTTCACCGCGCGGATGTGTGTGATGCCCCTCGAACGGGAGGGCGGGCAGGCACAGTTCATCGTGCAGGACCAGCCCCCGGCGCCCGCCGGCGCCACCATGGAGCCCCTGCTGCGCTGGCTGGAGCAGAACGTGGAGCGGGATCTGACCCTGGACGACATCGCCCTCCACGCCGGGACCAGCACCCGCACGCTGAACCGCCGCTTCCGCGAACAGACGGGCACGACGCCCTTGCAGTGGCTGCACCGGGCGAGGGTCCGTCGGGCCCAGTACCTGCTGGAGTCCACCGACCACACCGTCGACCGCATCGCGACCCAGGCGGGCTTCGGCTCCCCGACGGCCTTCCGCGACCGCTTCAAGAAGGTGGTGGGAACGAGCCCGTACGCGTACCGGCGGGCGTTCCGGGGGGAGAGGGCTGGGGCGCGGGGGCGTTAG
- a CDS encoding GlxA family transcriptional regulator: MPVFAHPGRHRVAVLARQMLLPIELGIVHQLFGQAREGATADGEPLYEVVTCGLSAGVTRTDGDFTVNVPYGPEALAEADTVIVLSSHDDYVQGTPDLTAPLTDALARIRPGTRMASICTGAFVLASAGLLDGHTATTHWRYTDLFARLFPRVELDPDVLYTDGGDVLTSAGCASGIDLCLHMIRRDHGTAVAGDVARRTVVPPHREGGQVQYVRRPVPALAAPATSAAREWALRHLHEPVTLGQLAAREAMSVRNFNRRFRDEVGTTPMNWLTQQRVERARELLEESDLPVDQIAARTGLGTAANLRRHFQETLGTSPSAYRTTFRAT; encoded by the coding sequence ATGCCTGTCTTCGCCCACCCCGGACGCCACCGCGTCGCCGTACTGGCCCGCCAGATGCTCCTGCCCATCGAACTGGGAATCGTGCACCAGCTGTTCGGTCAGGCGAGAGAGGGTGCGACGGCGGACGGGGAGCCGCTGTACGAGGTCGTCACCTGTGGGCTGAGCGCCGGTGTCACCCGCACGGACGGCGACTTCACGGTCAACGTCCCCTACGGCCCGGAGGCGTTGGCCGAGGCGGACACCGTCATCGTCCTCTCCTCCCACGACGACTACGTCCAGGGCACCCCCGACCTCACCGCCCCGCTCACGGACGCCCTCGCCCGGATCCGCCCCGGCACCCGGATGGCCTCCATCTGCACCGGCGCCTTCGTCCTCGCCTCCGCCGGACTGCTCGACGGGCACACCGCCACCACGCACTGGCGGTACACCGACCTGTTCGCCCGGCTGTTCCCCCGGGTCGAGTTGGACCCGGACGTCCTCTACACCGACGGCGGTGACGTCCTGACCTCGGCCGGCTGTGCCTCCGGCATCGACCTGTGCCTGCACATGATCCGCCGCGACCACGGTACGGCCGTCGCGGGCGACGTGGCCCGCCGCACGGTCGTACCCCCGCACCGTGAGGGCGGCCAGGTCCAGTACGTACGCCGCCCCGTGCCCGCCCTCGCGGCGCCCGCCACCTCCGCCGCCCGGGAATGGGCGCTGCGGCACCTCCACGAGCCCGTCACCCTGGGGCAGTTGGCGGCCCGGGAGGCGATGAGCGTGCGCAACTTCAACCGGCGGTTCCGCGACGAGGTGGGGACGACCCCCATGAACTGGCTGACCCAGCAACGCGTGGAGCGGGCACGGGAGTTGCTGGAGGAGTCGGACCTGCCGGTCGACCAGATCGCGGCGCGCACGGGCCTCGGCACGGCGGCCAACCTGCGTCGGCACTTCCAGGAGACGCTGGGCACGTCCCCGAGCGCCTACCGGACGACGTTCCGCGCGACATGA
- a CDS encoding levansucrase produces the protein MHPQQTPAQTYLASVAARLAADECRTWWEEWAGVPVLVGRRADFRWSWMGTKLHLFTVAAAVQEITIPTIETFTDQVLTYAKKTKGGLPAGIQNGIGAFPVLVSDRVDPAAVRWAEAQQRNKWACMARPVVVDSTQQYVGSYRGTPAIGLAYSSFFEQKARQYFYG, from the coding sequence ATGCATCCTCAGCAGACGCCCGCCCAGACCTACCTCGCCTCCGTGGCCGCCCGTCTCGCCGCCGACGAATGCCGTACCTGGTGGGAGGAGTGGGCCGGGGTGCCCGTGCTCGTCGGGCGCCGGGCCGACTTCCGGTGGAGCTGGATGGGGACGAAGCTGCACCTGTTCACGGTCGCGGCGGCGGTCCAGGAGATAACCATCCCGACCATCGAGACCTTCACCGACCAGGTGCTGACGTACGCGAAGAAGACCAAGGGCGGTCTGCCGGCCGGGATCCAGAACGGCATCGGCGCGTTCCCGGTGCTGGTCAGCGACCGGGTGGACCCGGCGGCCGTCCGCTGGGCGGAGGCCCAGCAGCGCAACAAGTGGGCGTGCATGGCCCGCCCCGTGGTGGTCGACAGCACCCAGCAGTACGTGGGCTCGTACCGCGGCACCCCGGCCATCGGCCTCGCCTACTCGTCGTTCTTCGAGCAGAAGGCCCGGCAGTACTTCTACGGCTGA
- a CDS encoding DUF397 domain-containing protein: MTQIPTPSWFKSSHSGGSGTECVECAHTDNGTLIRDSKCREGDLILVQGKAWREFTEALKNVGL; encoded by the coding sequence ATGACCCAAATACCCACGCCCTCTTGGTTCAAGTCTTCTCACAGCGGCGGAAGCGGGACAGAATGCGTCGAGTGCGCACACACTGATAACGGCACTCTCATACGCGACTCAAAGTGCCGCGAAGGGGATCTCATCCTTGTTCAAGGGAAAGCGTGGCGCGAATTCACAGAAGCACTAAAAAATGTAGGCCTATAA
- a CDS encoding alpha/beta fold hydrolase: protein MTPTVTHLTTPDGIRLALRAHVPPHGHGRTLLLLHGLAGHQGEWDDLVPLLLADGHRVVTYDARGHGASTRRPADMSRAACVRDAVTVIRELGLAHPDQPPAPRPGQTPPAHPPQPPQPLHPPLTLVGQSLGGHTAFLAASAHPELLDSLILIEAGPGAPDPTLPAHIAAWLDSWPTPFDSPPRAADFFGHVAWSRNLERRADGWYPRVDRATMLAAIEEVAETSYLREWAAVACPALVVGGANGTMSAADAARMPSGRSPGTRTDLAVVEEAGHDVHLDQPRSLHAAMSEFINSIA, encoded by the coding sequence ATGACCCCCACCGTCACCCACCTCACCACCCCGGACGGCATCCGCCTCGCCCTCCGCGCACACGTCCCGCCCCACGGGCACGGCCGCACCCTCCTGCTGCTGCACGGGCTCGCCGGCCACCAGGGAGAGTGGGACGATCTCGTCCCGTTGCTCCTGGCGGACGGTCACCGCGTGGTGACGTACGACGCCCGGGGCCACGGCGCGAGCACGCGGCGCCCGGCGGACATGAGCCGGGCGGCGTGCGTACGGGACGCGGTGACGGTGATCCGTGAACTGGGCCTGGCGCATCCGGACCAGCCGCCCGCGCCCCGCCCCGGACAGACACCTCCGGCCCACCCGCCCCAGCCGCCCCAGCCCCTTCATCCCCCTCTGACCCTCGTGGGCCAGTCCCTCGGCGGTCACACGGCCTTCCTCGCCGCGTCCGCCCACCCGGAACTCCTCGACTCCCTGATCCTGATCGAGGCGGGCCCCGGCGCCCCCGACCCCACCCTGCCCGCCCACATAGCCGCCTGGCTGGACAGCTGGCCCACCCCGTTCGACTCGCCGCCCCGGGCAGCCGACTTCTTCGGTCACGTCGCCTGGTCCCGCAACCTGGAGCGCCGTGCCGACGGCTGGTACCCCCGGGTGGACCGCGCCACGATGCTCGCCGCGATCGAGGAGGTGGCCGAAACGTCGTACCTGCGCGAGTGGGCCGCCGTCGCCTGCCCCGCCCTGGTGGTCGGTGGGGCCAACGGCACCATGTCGGCCGCCGACGCCGCGAGGATGCCGAGCGGTCGCTCCCCGGGCACCCGTACCGACCTCGCCGTCGTCGAGGAGGCGGGCCACGACGTACATCTGGACCAGCCGCGCAGCCTGCACGCGGCGATGTCCGAATTCATCAACTCCATTGCCTGA
- a CDS encoding protease: MTKFLLSLHVLAAIIAVGPVTVAASMFPPSARKALAEPDSERAVSAVRLLHRICRVYGGVGIAVPVLGFATALSMGVLKDAWLIVSMLLTALAAMVLLALVLPRQEEILEGLGGTAVGTGTGAAAGTGTVTVTDAGTAATARLAMFTGVFNLLWATVTILMIVRPGSTTGA, translated from the coding sequence GTGACCAAGTTCCTTCTCTCCCTCCACGTCCTCGCCGCGATCATCGCCGTCGGGCCCGTCACCGTCGCGGCCAGCATGTTCCCGCCGAGCGCCCGCAAGGCGCTGGCCGAACCCGACAGCGAGCGGGCGGTGTCGGCCGTACGGCTGCTGCACCGGATCTGCCGGGTATACGGCGGCGTGGGCATCGCCGTGCCCGTGCTCGGGTTCGCCACGGCGCTGAGCATGGGGGTGCTGAAGGACGCCTGGCTGATCGTGTCGATGCTGCTGACCGCCCTCGCGGCGATGGTCCTGCTGGCACTGGTGCTGCCCCGGCAGGAGGAGATCCTGGAGGGACTCGGCGGCACCGCCGTCGGCACCGGCACCGGAGCCGCGGCCGGAACCGGCACCGTCACCGTCACCGACGCCGGCACCGCGGCCACCGCCCGACTCGCCATGTTCACCGGTGTGTTCAACCTCCTGTGGGCGACCGTCACGATCCTCATGATCGTGCGACCCGGTTCGACCACCGGAGCCTGA